DNA sequence from the Coturnix japonica isolate 7356 chromosome 3, Coturnix japonica 2.1, whole genome shotgun sequence genome:
ATTCGCTGCTTCTGTCCCCCTGGAGAAAAAGGCAGTAAATTGAAATAGGAGAACACATACAAAGTCCTTTTAACTAGAGGCCTGCGCTGAGCTGGTTTAGGCACTTGCATTAAGAAGGGAACAGAGGCGATGGTAATACTGATGGTGGGCTACGACTTGGAGAACAAGAGtgaataacaacagcaacaaaatacaattttgGCTTCACTCCGAAGCATCATGATTTTAAGATCAAATAACAAATGTACCTGAAAGTAGAATGCCTTTTTCTCCAACTACAGTGTCAAACCCTTTAGGAAAATCTCTGATAAACTCAGCAGCGTTTGCTATTTCGGCAACTTTCAGAATCTCCTCTGCAGTCACAGTAGATGGATCCTCTGCACCATAGGCAATATTTTCAGCAATAGAACAGGAGAACAGAATTGGTTcctgataaattaaaaaatggagcTGAATTTCAATTACAAGACACAGCATTAATCCATTGTATATCCATATAAAAGAATATGCATGCTAAAGTTAAttgaaatagggaaaaaaatccaaccaaaaCCCAAATTCTCCtaataacaaaaagcagagcagagcactgtCAGATAGAAGTGATGTGCAATGGGAAAATGTGTGAAATGAGGGAAGTCTGCTCTTCCTAGAacataagaagaaaacacttgCAACAGCAGTTATGGTGAAATGGAGGAACTTTATTGAGAAGCAAGACTATGCATttctacaaagaagaaaagtgtgaCACAGCGAGTTGCTTAGAGAAAATTCTTTCATTCACTTAGGAATTTGTTTCTTGCTTACCTGACTCACTGTTCCTATCTTTGTCCTGAACCACAACGGATTTAACTGACGAATATCAAAGCCGTCAACAGTGATAGTACCTTAAAGTAAAGAAACAGTAAAGTTAAGGGTGTTCTGACTTGCACTGAAGAGGCAGATTAATCAGCTGAGAACAAGGGCCCCTGGATGCATGCATACCAGGATGCTGTCAGAGCAGATCAGAGATGCAAAACAATGCAGGCACCACCACACAGCAATCACATACCCCAAGGGGAAGCACACTTGCACCAATGAGATGGTCCCATCAGGACCTCAGTGCAGGAACCTCTATTGTTTATAAGGTGTATCAGAGATACAAAGCATTACTTGTCAGATCAGAACAACACGCAAAACATACCTGCAATAGGATCATACAGCCTTAGAAGAAGAGATACAATAGTTGACTTCCCTGTGCCACTCGAGCCAACCAGCGCCATCACAGAACCAGCTGGAATGGAAAGGCTGAAATCTTTGAAAATGGATGTTTCTGGACGTGTTGGATAAGCAAACTCGACGTCCTTGAATTCTAAAGCACCTCTGAATGTGTCTTTGCCTAACGTGATTCCCTCTAtatgaggaaataaaacagaaacatatgAACAGGCATTAAAACCAGCTCAAACCTTCCAGAACCTGCTTTATAGACAGTCAATAGAAGTTATATCTCTTCACGTTAAACATATGGACAATTGGAAGCCACAGCATTGGACCACAGAGGTTATGTTTCAACCATGATTAAGTCAGTGTGGTACACTGCTCACTCCTGACTGTGATTTGAGCTTGCTTGCCCAACAGTGAAGCTTTAGGCTACTACAGCAATAGGGATAACATGTAACAACTTCTGGTGTTCATAACTAAAACAataatctgaatttttaaacatattataagcaatttatattttatcagtttggagcaattaaataaaatgacacaCTGCTGAAGGCCAAAGTCCTGTTGCCATGGAACAGATGCAAAAAGATAAACACTACTGCCCTTTCTCTGTCACAAAAGTCACCTGAAATGGCCGCCCCTTTGGAGGGGAACAGACCACTTGGAACCACCATTTAAATCATTAGCTTTTAAGTATAAGCTGTCACTATCACTGCTGATTGATTTGTGATcaaattttaagcatttttttaagCGGAAAATATAACAAATTCAGGACAAGGAAGCATTCAAAGATCAATCAGAGGCATAATACGTAATTCTTAATACGTCAAAGTAACAAGTAATTGCTTCTCTTTATTGTCAGTTCCAGTCATTGCATAGTCTATAACATTGCCTGAAATACTGAAGGCTACTTCAGAGCTGGAAGTCTGGTACCACAAGTTCTTTCTCTACATACTGCTTGTAAAAATATCTAAAAGCTGTATGCAGAGTTGTGCTCATTTTGTGTTTGGTGTGAGGAGGTGTTTCACAGGGGCCTGGACAGTAGAGAAAAAGTCTCTTGGCTTAAAAAACTTTTGCTTAATGGGATGCATTACACAAGCAATTCACACCAAGTATCTTCTATAAGCAACTCAATGAACTACTCTGAGACAggcaaatgctgtttttatccaGAATATATTCAACACTGGAGGGTGCTGTCTGGCTTCCAAACAATACAGCTGCAAATTGGGTTGCTGACAAAATTTTTAGGCACAAGGTCAGAAGGCAGATTTATTGATGGTGTTTGTGTATCTTCTTTTGGGGATTTGATAACTACATGAACAAGCTACCCTTTATAAAAAGCTAATTCCTCTCAAAGgcaagcagctttttttctgtaaaactaCTGATAAAATAGATGTGATTTCAGACACACCAATCTATCTTTAGGCTTAAAGCAGCCCACGAGAAATATTATATGTGAATGACTGAATTGTCACAAGCACTGCCTGGTTTTCCTCACACTTCCATCAGTGTCAAACTTGATTAAACAAGGACATTACCTCCCCTTCAAaactcttttgctttctttccctgtagCTTAAAATACTGCAGCGACATCAAGAATATTATGTGTCTGTAACCAGGGCCAACACCACAAACTCCAGGTTAGGAGACTGCTCATGCAGAGGCCCATAACTCCCTTACCTGTGGTGAATTAGGTAAGCTGTTCACCAGAATGGCTCCTGCCCCTTCTACAGGGTAAAGTGTGGGGGCAGTGCTACTGGGAGGAGAAGGATGGAAGTCATTCCAAAAGCCACACCTGCTGTACCTACACATCTCATGTCCTCTCAAAGATACTCCACCTTTGCTccaccttttccttcctttcattcctgTCTTAGCCAAGCCCCTACTCTTATATCAGAAGAGCTACAAACTAAATTTGACACATGCTGCTGAAATGCCTCAAACTGTGCTTGCAACTTAGATTTCAAGTTGATGCCTTACCAAAGAACCAGCCGTCACTAGATCAGTGTGAATTGTCTCCATAAACTTGAGATATTCTTAAGGTGGAATGCCTGGTTTTGAAAGCTTCTTTTTTCAGACTGCTGATTTCATAGACATTAGAGATGGTAAGTCCTtcaatgaaaacatgaaatacagcCATCTTGTACAGAgctcctccctctccttttttttcccttcaacaATAATGAAACAAGGACCCACCGTTAAATGGAAGTTGGGGCTTCCTCTCAGTAAGTTCCCACAGACGTCCACCAGCACCCAATCCTTTCATTAATTCAGAATAAAAGGAACTCAGACCTAAGCAAAAAGAAGAACAGCACTATGCATCTATATCAAACGGAAGACATGAGTAGGCATCAGCTTCGCACTGCACCAGCATCAAAGCATCAGATATGTGTAGGGGATCTTTAAATCCAACACACTATCAGACTCTGAATGCCCTTCACTGTCAGTTTTACCAGATGAtcctaaaggtcccttctaagGCCAAATCATCCTATGATTGTCTGATTCTCTGCTGGCTGAGTCAGCCACAGGAGAGATATAGAATAAAGTAAGTTGGCCTCAAAATGCATGCAGTGCTAAGAGTGATTTCAGGAGGGCAGAAAACCCAAGGTATCCTAAAATAGGCTTACTGGTTTATTCTTGCAGAGCAACAAGCCCAGCACAAGGCGTAGTTAGGGCTTATCTTCACGTTATTGCAAAAGACTGTCTGAAAGCTGGCAGTGTGAGGCATGAACCATGTCAAGAAGCTGCTTGGCAGAAAAAGCCAAACCTCCTGCAGCTTACTGCCCAGTGCCAGGCAGAAGGTGTCACTCCcacacagagcactgaaactGAGACACACACATTTGCAAATCCAGAACCATTTGTAAACAAGACTGTATAATACTGACAGCAGATACCAATGagaagatgtttttaattttctcagcCCGTCTTCAATTTTTGGTAGAAGACTCTGGCAGCAAAGTTTTGTAAACGGAACTCTCACAGCAAACAAATAGAGGCAGTGTTTCAGATTACACAATGAACTTCACAGCTCACTGCATCAGCTCTGGTATGTAATAATGACAAAATATACTGTGCGGACAAAGTGCTCAGATTTCTATGGTTTTAGGTGTCCAGGAAGGCAGGCACCTTGTAGCAATACACCTTTACTTCAGAGTCCCCATAAGAATGAGTTCTGTGCAGAACTATAGTTCCCAATAACCTCAAGGagaatttttaaagatatttttattggAAATAGGACTCAACAATGTGTCTCCAGTGTTTCTAATATAATTTGACATTtattgaatattatttttccccatgtttcCAAAGCACCAGGTATCTGTCCACTGACCAAGTGTAAATGATTCAGAGATGACAGATATTTGGTGGTTGGAATGGGTTCCACTGCGGTTCTGATAGCCAAGGAAGCAGATCTTTTAAGAGCTTCTTCCCTCACACCTCCAGACTGACTGCAACGCTTTGAAGTGAACAAAATCTAATTCCTTATTCCGTACCTCCTATGCTTATTCCAACCCAGAAGGCATACATTAGGAATGAAGAGAGTTCACCAACTGTCATGGAAGCACTGCCCATCAGTAATCCTCCTTTGTATAAGACTGAGAGGACAATTAAGTTTCCAGAAAGGCCAgtctaaggaaaaaagaaaaggaaatcagactTATCGCAGACAGGAAATATTGTTTCAGAATTTTCCTTCTACTTAAAGAGTTATCTACAGTTTTAGAGGACTGAGCTAAATCTGAGCAAAGCCCAGCCAAGTCAATAGCCATACAGACATCCAGTGACACTGCACTGTGCCGTCCAATAAGTGTACAAAGAGCAAgtaattcccccccccccctttttaatCCTCATTTCCgaaaatggaaaggaatgaTAAACATAGGCATAATTCAAGAAGGGTTGATAGGctgtggttaggctgcagttttAGCTGGTAAACAAATTCAGTGCAAACTGttacaaacaaacacaatcTCACTCCAGTCCATACTTCCTTTGCATGGCTGATCACCTCATCAGGAAGCCAAACATGTAAAATACCAAATGTGAGGAAAGATTTCCACTGGTTTAGTTCCATGAACAGGAGGTAAGGGCTTAGATGGATAATACAAAGGAAGGTgtgagacagaaagagaagctaAAACGGACTTTATCATACCAATTCATCTTGAGGTAGAGTTTCACAGCAATTTAGACTGATTTAAGTCCAATCTTCCCACAGTTTTATGTTGGTTCAATTTACCCTcaattcatttatttgcaaatcTGCAAGTATCCTCATGAATTTTACAATAATTGACACTTGGAATAACACGGTTGGTTTCCTTTCATCAAAGCATACTTACTGCTCCAAAGAAGCCTGCCCGAGCTAGTGCCTCCTTTCTAGCCAACTGTAGCACGTAATCAACTTTATTCGtgtatttctccatttcagcCATTTCTTGCCCAAAAGCTCGAACTGTTCTTATGTTTCCGATCCGCTCTTCGGCTAACTAGattaaagcaaagaagaaagcaaacacaaataGTCACACCATTTTGAATGTTCCTATTATAGACCATTTGAAAGTCAAACCAATATTACTATGCTAATCTCCAAGTACATTCCTTTGATTACCACTGAAAAATTCTCATGCCCTcctcctgacttttttttttccctttaacttTTATAtgctaattttattttgcatgcccaggcagttttaaaacagaacttcAAGACTACCTGGATTTCAGTGcaaacagagaatgaaaagaataaaaaaaagaacagggtTCCAAAAAAAGCTTAATTTGATGTGAACAACGAACACCTGAAAATTACTGTTCACAGTAACTTACAACAGCACCATagggaagggggaaataaagaaCATTGCACTCTGTAGTACCATGTGacagaaatctttctgttatttcctgAAACAATTCCACTCattgaaacaaagcagcaccagGAATTAATTTAGCCCAACTGCCAATGCCCCATTCTGACTcggtattttattttaacttctaaaCAGCGAAttagaagttttaaaatgacCTAAACTGTAAGCAGTTGGACTAGGTTGTTAGCAGACACTGTGATATCcctaaaaaaaccaaacatgacCCCTTTTGGGTGTAGGAGTAGGAGATAAAAACACAATAATTGTCTTTCCCACACACTGTTCAATCTGAAGATAGGAACAGAACACTAAAATTGCTTGTCTGAGTGAACTCCCACACTGAGTTTTCACACTGTGAGCTTCCTTTGGATACAGGATGAGAGAGTTATATGGAAGATGTCTAATCTTTCTGCTGCACAATTTACAGATTTCCTACGTAGGATACCCCAAGTTTAAAACAACGGATAACTATGGTTATCTTAGCTAACCTTTCCTCATTATACTTCTATGCATTTTAATGACATTTCCCCAACCTTAGTCTGAGAGGAAATGAACATTTTATCACTATTTATCTCCTAGCACTTTTCAATATTTCATTGCACTCAGAAAACACAATTAAGTCCTTTTCCCAACATCCTCCTTGGAAACAACAATTACTTCTATTTCCCTCTCAAAGAACTAAGTACACACTGAGATGCCCAGAAACTTATGTATATAGAAAACATTCTAGCCTCAAACattaaagaagatgaaaacaagtCAATGATTCCTTTCATTCCTTAGAGAGGTCAACTCTCTAAGTTTTAAAGAAACCAGAAACTGGGGCATGGGAAGTTCCGTACAGATTtgcacaagaacttcttcacagtgagggtgatggagcactggaacaggctgcccagggggttgtggagtctccttctctggagatattcaagacacatctggacgcctacctgtgcgatgtggtgtagggagcctgctttggcaggggggttggacttgatgatccttttCCAAAGCACTGTTGGTTTTGAGTTGCATGGATAAGTGTTACCAAAGCTTATATTTGTAGTGTCCAGGTGTGAAACTAAAGGCATAGCATGGCTTAGGGCAATGTTCAGTACGGTTATCTTTAGATCTGTAACTTCAGAAATAGTAATCTAAATACATCAGAGTAGCTTTGAAGTTGGCTAGAAGGGTCTGCTGCAAGATTACCTGTGTTGCTTCTGCAAGAGAATCCTGGGTCATTTTAGTAAGTTTTCGCAAGTATCTTCCATAAATCACAGCCAGGACAGCCAAGGGTGGCACAACGCTCAGAACAAACGCAGCAAGGCTAGGAGATACaaaaaactagaagaaaaaggaaCGTGTCAGGGGATTATGTTCAGTTTTCACTTCACCTTGATTTCTGtagttaaaacagaaaaatctcaaaaaaaaaaaaaattaaattaaaaactgatttaACTGACACACGTTATAATTATTCTGCAATAGTCTCTCTTTCTATACAGTCTTTTTATAGTCCACCTTTTAAAACTCCATAAtggcagcagcatttctgaggAAGATATAAAGTTATTCCCATTAATCTGTGTCAGAATAAACCTCAGGCTCTTGGCatacataaaaacagaaagatgtaATTGTTATCAGTAACACAGTATTAAAACTTGAAAGCTTCATAGTGGGAACTGTTACCACTTTCTAATAAAATCAGTCttggaagattattttttcccctaatccTTGAATTGACCATGCTTTTATCTTGCATTTAAAGTAATTGCCACCAGCGTATCTTCTCTTGAATAAGTGTAACAAAATTCATGAAAACCACCAAGGGAAGTcagatatttttgtaaataaactCACTACTGGGAAACATTAACTAATGCACCACACCAAAGCCTTCACTCACACACTTCCTACCCAAATACAGCACTaagtgacatggtttagtaaCTTCaaggttggtggttggacttaatgctcctgaaagtcttttccaagctgGATGGTTCTAGGACTCTATTCTATCTTTCtataataattataaacaaaaatactaCCACCTGTAAAAATCTTGAGCAGTATCTCAAAGTTCAGTGCTTGCTGTCTTTGCTCACCTAGGTTTTACCCTGAATCAATGAACTTTAATGAGTATTACATCAGGCCCATCACATCTTATTCCACCAATAATCAACGAAACAGTACTACtaattttattatattcacTAAGAATAGAGTTAAATTATTTGCCTACTAAATTTCTGAACCACATGctttgaactgaaaaataaaaatgaagctaCAAGAAGCAATAAGCAAGGAGCAGATTACCATACCATCATTCCAACCCCAACAGATGCCTGAGCGCCTGCTCGGAGCCCATCGGAAAGGTTTTCGGTCAATGAACGGCCCAAGAGTGCTGTATCTGAAGATAAGCGGTTTATCAGCTCTCCTGTTCTGGTCTTGTcaaagaaagcagtttcttGCTTAAGAATAGAGGAGAACATGGTTGTTCTCAAACGTTTCACAATTCTTTGACCTGTCAGAAACAGAAGGCAGTCAAGCATGCCTTAGAACACTTTACACACATCTACAATGCAAAAATCATGGCACTCAACAGCACAGAACGAGTCACATTACAGAGTTTTACTGTATCATAGGAACATAAATGCTCTGAGATATCGcacaacagtaaataaaaatgaacaattaTTCAGCATGCTTATCTTTGCATTATTAATTTACCTTTGATCTGGAAAGGAAAGCTACTGATTCCAAGAGGTTTTTCTTAGCCAGTGCCAAGACTTTATTTTACATCACCAGATATCCTGACCGTGAAAAAACAAAGGTGACTCTCAGGtccacttttttgtttttacctgcAGTCTGCATGAGGTAGACACGAGTAGCATTAGCAGCAGCACCGCATAGAAAGATTCCACTCAGCAAGGCACACAGGCTGGACAGGCTGTCAGTGAAGTCGTTGCTGGGATTTGTGTAAATGACATCGATCACCTTCCCCAGAAAGAAAGGGGCCGACATGGTAATGACACTGGAAACTGTCAGAAACCCAACGGCAGCTGCAAATTAACAAGGAAAACGTAAGGAAACAAAGTCTGAATTTGCAAGATCGTTAATagtatatatgaaatattttttctcttcagatttctATTAAGTTTGTGAGCATGAGCACTACGTAACATTCTTTTAGGTCATGTTCTGAATGGGATGTTTTAAGTCACTGAATAAATTACCTTAGGCAAGATACACATTAGAATTACAGGAGGGGAGCCAACTCTTTGAAAAGGTAGATAATatcaggacaaggggaaatggttttaagttgaaggagggaaaatttaggttgggtatcaggaggaagttctttactatgagagtggtgaggtgttggaacaggctgcccggaagggctg
Encoded proteins:
- the ABCB10 gene encoding ATP-binding cassette sub-family B member 10, mitochondrial gives rise to the protein MAGYAPRLPWLLPLLHRAVPPPWVRAACGAAGLRASTSSAGRCGALSGALSCRLLLPPGAAGSAPRALSVAAGPEPTPPPAPTAPRGAAAGPPRFDARRLLALARPERWRLTAAVGFLTVSSVITMSAPFFLGKVIDVIYTNPSNDFTDSLSSLCALLSGIFLCGAAANATRVYLMQTAGQRIVKRLRTTMFSSILKQETAFFDKTRTGELINRLSSDTALLGRSLTENLSDGLRAGAQASVGVGMMFFVSPSLAAFVLSVVPPLAVLAVIYGRYLRKLTKMTQDSLAEATQLAEERIGNIRTVRAFGQEMAEMEKYTNKVDYVLQLARKEALARAGFFGATGLSGNLIVLSVLYKGGLLMGSASMTVGELSSFLMYAFWVGISIGGLSSFYSELMKGLGAGGRLWELTERKPQLPFNEGITLGKDTFRGALEFKDVEFAYPTRPETSIFKDFSLSIPAGSVMALVGSSGTGKSTIVSLLLRLYDPIAGTITVDGFDIRQLNPLWFRTKIGTVSQEPILFSCSIAENIAYGAEDPSTVTAEEILKVAEIANAAEFIRDFPKGFDTVVGEKGILLSGGQKQRIAIARALLKNPKILLLDEATR